The following are from one region of the Haemophilus parainfluenzae genome:
- the napG gene encoding ferredoxin-type protein NapG, translating into MRLDPNRRQFLKNVTRTAAGVCGVGIILGLQQQQAKAKEGIALRPPGALPEKDFLAACTRCGQCVQACPYDMLHLASLISPMEAGTPYFIARDKPCEMCPDIPCMNACPSGALSKELKDINDARMGLAVLLDHETCLNWQGLRCDVCYRVCPLVDKAITLERIHNDRTGIHAKLIPTVHSDACTGCGKCEQACVLEEAAIKVLPMDIAKGLLGRHYRLGWKEKQNAGKSLIEEQHPDGLRPAMDARMPEGSHEPVYQPMQVQPNQKVATPNRATMDYVPNPTTVPEAEQFPNLDLNIKGVK; encoded by the coding sequence ATGAGACTTGATCCTAACCGTCGTCAGTTTTTAAAAAATGTGACAAGAACGGCAGCCGGAGTATGTGGGGTTGGTATTATTCTTGGCTTACAGCAACAACAAGCTAAAGCTAAAGAAGGAATCGCCTTGCGTCCACCTGGTGCTTTACCGGAAAAGGATTTCTTGGCAGCTTGTACCCGTTGCGGACAATGCGTCCAAGCCTGTCCATATGATATGTTGCATTTAGCTTCGCTGATTTCACCAATGGAAGCGGGCACACCTTATTTTATCGCGCGGGATAAACCTTGCGAAATGTGTCCAGATATTCCATGTATGAATGCCTGTCCAAGTGGTGCATTAAGTAAAGAACTCAAAGATATCAATGATGCCAGAATGGGCTTAGCCGTCTTGCTGGATCATGAAACCTGCTTAAACTGGCAAGGTTTACGTTGTGATGTTTGTTATCGCGTTTGTCCATTAGTAGATAAAGCGATTACACTTGAACGTATCCACAATGATCGTACTGGGATTCATGCAAAACTTATTCCAACGGTTCACTCCGATGCTTGCACCGGATGCGGTAAATGCGAACAAGCTTGTGTGTTAGAAGAAGCGGCAATTAAAGTCTTACCGATGGATATCGCCAAAGGGCTACTCGGTCGCCACTATCGCTTAGGCTGGAAAGAAAAACAAAATGCCGGAAAATCCTTAATTGAGGAGCAACATCCAGATGGCTTACGTCCAGCAATGGATGCTCGTATGCCGGAAGGCTCACATGAGCCGGTTTATCAGCCAATGCAAGTTCAACCGAACCAAAAAGTTGCAACACCAAACCGTGCAACAATGGATTATGTACCAAATCCAACAACAGTTCCGGAAGCAGAGCAATTCCCAAATCTGGACTTAAACATTAAGGGGGTTAAATAA
- the napA gene encoding nitrate reductase catalytic subunit NapA, which produces MELNRRDFMKANAALAAAAAAGMTIPVKQVNATEDMGIKWDKAPCRFCGTGCSVLVGTKDGRVVATQGDPDAEVNRGLNCIKGYFLSKIMYGADRVQTPLLRMKDGKFHKEGDFTPVSWDQAFTIMAEKIKDILKKKEPNAVGMFSSGQTTIYEGYAKVKLWKAGLRSNTIDPNARHCMASAAVAFMRTFGMDEPMGCYNDIEKTDAFVLWGSNMAEMHPILWSRISDRRLSSDNVKVVVMSTFEHRSFELADVPIVFNPHADLAILNYIANYIIQNDKVNWDFVNKHTKFKRGETDIGYGLRPEHPLEVAAKNRKTAGKMYDSDFEEFKKIVAPYTLDEAHRISGVPKDQLETLAKMYADPEQNLVSYWTMGANQHTRGVWVNQMIYNVHLLTGKISKPGCGPFSLTGQPSACGTAREVGTFVHRLPADMVVTNPKHVEIAEKKWKLPKGTIPTVPGYAAVQQSRALKDGKLNFLWQLCTNNMQGGPNINDEIFPGWRNPENFIVVSDPYPSVSAVAADLILPTCMWVEKEGGYGNAERRTQLWRQQVKGPGESRSDLWQIVEFSKYFKTDEVWGEELLAQMPEYRGKTLYEVLYENGEVNKYKVPTDVPGYINDEADHFGYYLQKGLFEEYASFGRGHGHDLAPFDTYHQVRGLRWPVVDGKETLWRYREGFDPYVKAGEDVAFYGYPDKKAIILGVPYEDPAESPDEEYPLWLCTGRVLEHWHTGTMTRRVPELHRAFPNNLVWMHPADAKKYGLRHGDKVKLITRRGEMVSYLDTRGRNKCPQGLIYTTFFDAGQLANKLTLDATDPISGETDFKKCAVKVEKA; this is translated from the coding sequence ATGGAACTTAATCGTAGAGATTTTATGAAAGCCAATGCTGCACTTGCAGCAGCAGCGGCTGCCGGTATGACCATCCCTGTTAAACAGGTAAATGCGACCGAAGATATGGGCATCAAATGGGATAAAGCCCCATGCCGTTTCTGTGGTACAGGATGTAGCGTATTGGTAGGAACCAAAGATGGTCGAGTTGTCGCAACTCAAGGTGACCCGGATGCAGAGGTAAACCGCGGTTTAAACTGTATCAAAGGTTACTTCCTTTCTAAAATCATGTACGGTGCAGACCGTGTACAAACTCCGTTATTACGTATGAAAGATGGTAAATTCCATAAAGAAGGTGACTTTACACCAGTTTCTTGGGATCAAGCTTTCACTATCATGGCGGAAAAAATCAAAGACATCTTGAAGAAAAAAGAACCAAATGCTGTTGGGATGTTCTCTTCCGGTCAAACTACTATCTATGAAGGCTATGCAAAAGTAAAACTTTGGAAAGCCGGTCTTCGTTCAAATACTATCGACCCTAATGCTCGTCACTGTATGGCATCTGCAGCGGTGGCGTTTATGCGTACATTCGGTATGGACGAACCAATGGGTTGCTATAACGATATTGAGAAAACCGATGCATTTGTGCTTTGGGGTTCAAACATGGCGGAAATGCACCCAATTTTATGGTCTCGTATTTCTGACCGTCGTCTTTCTTCTGATAATGTGAAAGTGGTGGTTATGTCAACATTCGAACACCGTTCGTTTGAATTAGCTGATGTGCCTATCGTATTTAATCCACATGCAGACCTTGCAATCCTTAACTACATTGCAAACTACATTATCCAAAACGATAAAGTAAACTGGGATTTCGTTAATAAACATACTAAATTCAAACGTGGTGAAACTGATATCGGTTATGGTCTACGTCCAGAACACCCACTTGAAGTTGCAGCGAAAAACCGTAAAACTGCAGGTAAAATGTATGACTCTGATTTCGAAGAATTCAAGAAAATCGTTGCACCTTATACATTAGACGAAGCACACCGTATTTCTGGTGTACCAAAAGATCAGCTTGAAACCCTCGCGAAAATGTACGCGGATCCAGAACAGAACTTAGTGTCTTACTGGACAATGGGAGCTAACCAACATACTCGTGGTGTATGGGTTAACCAAATGATCTATAACGTACACTTATTAACCGGTAAAATTTCTAAACCAGGTTGTGGTCCGTTCTCATTAACTGGTCAACCTTCAGCTTGTGGTACAGCGCGTGAAGTGGGTACTTTCGTTCACCGTTTACCAGCGGACATGGTAGTAACCAATCCTAAACACGTTGAAATCGCTGAGAAAAAATGGAAATTACCAAAAGGTACCATTCCAACTGTACCTGGATACGCAGCTGTACAACAAAGCCGTGCATTAAAAGATGGTAAATTAAACTTCTTATGGCAACTTTGTACCAACAATATGCAAGGTGGTCCAAACATTAACGACGAAATTTTCCCTGGTTGGCGTAACCCTGAAAACTTCATCGTTGTTTCAGACCCTTACCCATCCGTTTCTGCAGTTGCAGCAGACCTAATTCTCCCTACTTGTATGTGGGTAGAAAAAGAAGGGGGCTATGGTAACGCAGAACGTCGTACCCAATTATGGCGTCAACAAGTGAAAGGTCCTGGTGAGTCTCGTTCTGACTTATGGCAAATTGTGGAATTCTCTAAATACTTCAAAACAGATGAAGTATGGGGCGAAGAATTATTAGCTCAAATGCCAGAATATCGTGGTAAGACTTTATATGAAGTACTTTACGAGAATGGTGAAGTAAACAAATATAAAGTACCAACGGATGTTCCAGGATACATCAATGATGAAGCAGATCACTTTGGTTACTACCTACAAAAAGGCTTATTCGAAGAATACGCAAGCTTTGGTCGTGGTCATGGCCATGACTTAGCACCATTTGATACTTACCACCAAGTACGTGGTTTACGTTGGCCGGTTGTTGACGGTAAAGAAACCTTATGGCGTTACCGTGAAGGCTTTGACCCGTACGTTAAAGCAGGCGAAGATGTTGCGTTCTACGGTTATCCGGATAAAAAAGCAATTATCTTAGGTGTGCCTTATGAAGACCCTGCAGAATCACCAGATGAAGAATATCCATTATGGTTATGTACTGGTCGTGTACTTGAACACTGGCATACCGGTACCATGACTCGTCGTGTACCTGAACTACACCGTGCGTTCCCGAACAACTTAGTGTGGATGCACCCAGCGGATGCGAAAAAATATGGCTTACGTCATGGGGATAAAGTGAAATTAATTACACGTCGTGGTGAAATGGTTTCTTACTTAGATACCCGTGGTCGTAACAAATGTCCTCAGGGCTTAATTTACACCACCTTCTTTGATGCGGGTCAGCTTGCTAACAAATTAACATTGGATGCAACCGATCCAATTTCAGGCGAAACCGACTTCAAAAAATGTGCGGTAAAAGTGGAAAAAGCGTAG
- a CDS encoding nitrate reductase cytochrome c-type subunit, which yields MKKSFIFMLALCSGLAFADAPQVANSIDKTAESLAPAFNNPYKDVGNIPVTFPNQPPLVPHSIRGLQVTKNANQCLGCHAPDVAPTTGAPRVPESHFLTRDGQKTEGTSPRRYFCLQCHVQQTNVNPIIQNKFETIRKTQGK from the coding sequence ATGAAAAAATCATTTATTTTCATGCTGGCTTTATGTAGTGGATTGGCATTTGCTGATGCACCACAAGTTGCAAACAGCATCGATAAAACAGCAGAAAGTCTTGCACCTGCATTTAATAATCCTTATAAAGATGTAGGCAATATTCCTGTTACTTTTCCTAACCAACCCCCACTTGTTCCACACAGCATTCGTGGCTTACAAGTAACTAAAAATGCGAATCAATGTTTAGGTTGCCACGCGCCAGATGTTGCCCCAACAACGGGTGCGCCACGTGTTCCTGAGAGTCATTTCTTAACACGTGATGGTCAAAAAACAGAAGGTACCTCACCACGTCGTTATTTCTGTTTACAATGCCACGTTCAGCAAACTAACGTAAATCCAATTATTCAAAATAAATTCGAAACCATTCGTAAAACGCAAGGTAAATAA
- a CDS encoding NapC/NirT family cytochrome c: MIKSSIQKVCRWLRSPSKMAIGGVILLTIIGTIVGTNLFNVGMSATNTEQFCSDCHTNDVVPEYQASIHFSNRSGVKAICSDCHVPHEFVPKMIRKMQASTEVLAYYTGKVDTKEKFEKHRLEMAEREWARMKANNSQECRNCHNFNDMDYSQQKTVAQQMHALAQEQNKTCIDCHKGIAHHLPDMSKVQQTFIPADMLKTDEKPTDNKEAK, translated from the coding sequence ATGATTAAATCAAGCATTCAAAAAGTTTGTCGTTGGTTACGCTCGCCGAGCAAAATGGCAATTGGTGGGGTGATTTTATTAACTATCATTGGTACTATTGTTGGAACTAACCTATTTAATGTCGGTATGTCAGCAACTAATACTGAACAATTCTGTTCAGATTGTCATACTAACGATGTTGTACCTGAATACCAAGCATCAATTCACTTTAGCAACCGTTCAGGTGTGAAAGCGATTTGTTCTGACTGTCACGTTCCTCATGAATTTGTGCCAAAAATGATTCGTAAAATGCAGGCTTCTACTGAAGTATTAGCATACTATACGGGTAAAGTTGATACTAAAGAAAAATTTGAAAAACATCGTTTAGAAATGGCTGAACGCGAATGGGCGCGTATGAAAGCGAATAACTCACAAGAGTGTCGTAACTGCCATAACTTTAATGATATGGATTACTCACAACAAAAAACTGTGGCACAACAAATGCACGCACTCGCACAGGAACAAAACAAAACCTGTATCGACTGTCACAAAGGGATTGCACACCATCTTCCAGATATGTCAAAAGTACAACAAACTTTTATTCCTGCTGATATGTTAAAAACAGATGAAAAACCAACTGATAACAAAGAAGCAAAATAA
- the pssA gene encoding CDP-diacylglycerol--serine O-phosphatidyltransferase: protein MLINKAKRAEQNLKNLPFLPLQAEQVEFLFSPLEFKAQIIELIRQAKKRIYVTALYWQKDEAGQEILNEIYRVKQDHPELDVKILVDWHRGQRNLLGAEKSATNADWYCEQRQTYQLPDEPNMFFGVPINTREVFGVLHIKGFVFDDTVLYSGASINNVYLQQQDKYRYDRYQKIHNAALADSMVNFINDYLLDFSAVHPLDVANRPRTKEIRSAIKAYRKNLSAHAEYQLESAVGFSDVLTISPLFGLGASGNELNQVIEDLFLQVQEKLVICTPYFNFPRTLRSKLARLLEQGKRVEIIVGDKVANDFYIPPEQPFKMAGALPYLYESNLRRFCEKFDAYIKNGHLTVRLWKDGDNTYHLKGVWVDNQYILLTGNNLNPRAWRLDAENGLLIHDPKQELLPQVEKELSHIRQHTKVLQDYSELEELTQYPEPVQKLLKKFARIQADKLVKMIL, encoded by the coding sequence ATGTTAATCAATAAAGCTAAACGAGCAGAACAAAATTTAAAAAATTTGCCTTTTCTTCCTTTACAGGCAGAACAGGTTGAGTTTCTGTTTAGTCCGCTTGAATTCAAAGCACAAATTATAGAATTAATTCGCCAAGCTAAAAAACGCATTTACGTGACCGCACTTTATTGGCAAAAAGATGAAGCGGGACAAGAAATTCTCAATGAAATTTATCGCGTAAAACAAGATCATCCAGAATTGGATGTGAAAATTTTAGTGGATTGGCATCGCGGACAACGCAATTTACTCGGTGCAGAAAAATCTGCTACTAACGCTGATTGGTATTGTGAACAACGCCAAACCTATCAACTTCCCGATGAACCGAATATGTTCTTCGGTGTGCCAATTAATACCCGTGAAGTCTTCGGCGTGTTGCATATTAAAGGCTTTGTCTTTGACGATACCGTGCTTTATAGCGGCGCAAGCATCAATAACGTGTATTTACAACAACAAGATAAATACCGTTACGACCGCTATCAAAAAATCCATAATGCTGCATTGGCAGACTCTATGGTTAATTTCATCAATGATTATTTATTGGATTTCAGCGCAGTACATCCATTAGATGTGGCTAATCGTCCTCGCACCAAAGAAATTCGTAGTGCAATAAAAGCTTATCGTAAAAACTTATCTGCCCATGCGGAATATCAGTTGGAAAGTGCGGTTGGTTTTTCCGATGTTTTAACCATTTCACCACTTTTTGGTTTAGGTGCATCGGGCAATGAATTAAACCAAGTTATCGAAGATTTATTCTTACAAGTGCAGGAAAAACTGGTGATTTGCACCCCTTATTTCAACTTCCCTCGCACACTAAGAAGTAAACTTGCCCGCTTATTAGAGCAAGGAAAGCGTGTCGAAATTATCGTGGGTGATAAAGTCGCAAACGATTTCTATATTCCACCAGAGCAGCCATTTAAAATGGCTGGCGCATTGCCTTATTTATATGAAAGCAATCTTCGTCGTTTCTGCGAGAAATTTGATGCTTACATTAAAAATGGCCATTTAACGGTGCGTTTATGGAAAGATGGCGATAACACTTATCACCTCAAAGGTGTTTGGGTGGACAACCAGTATATTCTTTTAACGGGGAACAACTTAAACCCTCGCGCATGGCGTTTAGATGCGGAAAATGGATTATTAATCCACGATCCAAAACAAGAACTTCTGCCTCAAGTGGAAAAAGAATTGTCACACATCCGCCAACATACCAAAGTATTGCAAGATTATTCTGAATTAGAAGAATTGACGCAATATCCTGAACCGGTGCAAAAACTGTTGAAAAAATTTGCTCGGATTCAAGCAGACAAATTAGTCAAAATGATTTTATAA
- the gss gene encoding bifunctional glutathionylspermidine amidase/synthase yields MPERSANISTHDPFGSLLGYAPGGIAIYSSDYHTADEKEYPDDAAFRSYLGREYMGYKWQCVEFARRYLYLNHGMVFTDVGMAYEIFSLRFLRQVVNDALLPLQAFANGCKRKPEAGALLIWQEGGEFKHTGHVAIITEVLEDKIRIAEQNVIHSRLPSGQQWTRELPMTVSESGYFLHDTFDDTEILGWMIQTEDTEYSLPQPMPEKEKLEIHAEHIENNGQFEHKWLNEQNEFEAAYVKAMGGHKVSHSDQYRYFTMSETAQHELIRATNELHLMYLHATDKVLKDDKLLEYFNIPKLLWPRLRLSWQNRRYQTITGRLDFCMDSRGLKVYEYNADSASCHAEAGEFMNRWAIQGGLNIGENPADGLRNALADCWKHSEATPLVHIMQDHDDEEDYHSLFMRNALVQAGFQAKIIHGTEGLHWDSRGRLIDDEDNQIKTVWKTWAWETMLEQLREDATGMEVAPPIRTGYPEDKVRLIDVLLRPEVLVYEPLWTAIPSNKAILPVLWSLFPNHRYLLEAGFELTPELVKNGYAQKPIAGRRGDNVKLIGECKSVLDSTDGRFDKQESIYQQLWCLPKVEDQYVQVCTFTVGGHYGGSCLRSDPSLVIMGNSDMQPLRVLLDKSFLKK; encoded by the coding sequence ATGCCTGAACGTTCAGCCAATATTAGTACACATGATCCTTTCGGAAGTTTATTAGGTTATGCACCGGGTGGGATTGCGATTTATTCCTCAGATTATCATACAGCCGATGAGAAAGAGTATCCGGATGATGCTGCCTTTCGCAGTTATTTAGGAAGAGAGTACATGGGCTACAAATGGCAGTGTGTAGAATTTGCGCGCCGTTATTTATATCTCAATCATGGCATGGTGTTTACTGATGTAGGAATGGCTTACGAGATCTTTTCTCTACGATTTTTACGTCAAGTGGTAAATGATGCCTTATTACCCTTACAAGCCTTTGCAAATGGTTGCAAACGTAAGCCTGAAGCAGGCGCCCTTTTAATTTGGCAAGAGGGGGGCGAATTTAAACATACGGGGCATGTAGCGATTATTACCGAAGTCTTAGAGGATAAAATCCGCATTGCTGAGCAAAACGTGATTCACTCTCGCTTACCAAGCGGGCAGCAATGGACGCGTGAATTACCGATGACGGTTTCTGAAAGTGGTTATTTTCTACATGATACCTTTGATGATACCGAAATTTTAGGTTGGATGATCCAAACGGAAGACACCGAATACAGTCTGCCACAGCCAATGCCTGAAAAAGAGAAACTTGAAATTCATGCAGAACATATTGAAAACAACGGTCAGTTTGAACATAAATGGCTGAATGAGCAAAATGAATTTGAAGCTGCCTATGTGAAAGCAATGGGAGGGCATAAAGTTAGCCATTCTGACCAATATCGTTACTTTACGATGTCTGAAACAGCACAGCATGAGTTGATTCGTGCAACTAATGAATTACATTTAATGTATTTGCATGCCACAGATAAAGTTTTAAAAGACGATAAGTTATTAGAATATTTCAATATTCCAAAATTATTATGGCCTCGCTTACGTTTATCTTGGCAAAATCGCCGTTATCAAACCATTACGGGGCGTTTAGATTTCTGCATGGATAGTCGTGGATTGAAAGTGTATGAATACAACGCAGATTCAGCCTCTTGTCATGCGGAAGCCGGTGAGTTTATGAATCGATGGGCAATCCAAGGCGGATTGAATATTGGTGAAAATCCTGCTGATGGTTTACGTAATGCATTAGCGGATTGTTGGAAACACAGTGAAGCTACGCCGCTTGTTCATATTATGCAAGATCATGATGATGAAGAAGATTACCACTCATTGTTTATGCGTAACGCACTGGTCCAAGCCGGATTTCAAGCCAAAATTATTCATGGCACAGAGGGATTACATTGGGATAGTCGTGGTCGTTTAATTGATGATGAAGATAACCAGATAAAAACGGTGTGGAAAACATGGGCTTGGGAAACCATGTTGGAGCAACTTCGTGAAGATGCGACAGGCATGGAAGTGGCTCCACCAATTCGCACGGGCTATCCGGAAGATAAAGTACGGTTAATTGACGTTCTACTTCGTCCAGAAGTCTTAGTCTATGAGCCGCTTTGGACAGCTATTCCAAGTAATAAAGCGATCTTACCTGTATTATGGTCATTATTCCCGAATCATCGTTATTTACTTGAAGCAGGATTTGAACTGACACCAGAGTTGGTTAAAAATGGTTATGCACAAAAACCAATTGCAGGCCGTCGAGGTGATAATGTGAAACTCATTGGTGAGTGCAAATCTGTACTTGATAGCACAGACGGTCGATTTGATAAGCAGGAAAGTATTTATCAACAACTGTGGTGTTTACCAAAAGTGGAAGACCAATATGTTCAGGTTTGTACTTTCACTGTAGGGGGGCATTATGGTGGTAGCTGTTTACGCTCAGACCCGAGTTTGGTTATTATGGGAAACAGTGATATGCAACCGTTAAGAGTATTATTAGATAAATCTTTCCTTAAGAAATAA
- the asd gene encoding archaetidylserine decarboxylase (Phosphatidylserine decarboxylase is synthesized as a single chain precursor. Generation of the pyruvoyl active site from a Ser is coupled to cleavage of a Gly-Ser bond between the larger (beta) and smaller (alpha chains). It is an integral membrane protein.), with translation MNPISYWQRLKVAFQYVMPQIYMTQAAGWLAKQKWGAVTHFVIKAFAKKYNIDMSIAEKEKFSDYASFNEFFIRSLKENARPINQNPTALCCPADGRVSECGHIEDDRLLQAKGHFFSLNDLLAEDKDLTETFKNGEFVTTYLSPRDYHRVHMPCDGTLRKMIYVPGDLFSVNPFLAKHVPNLFARNERVICVFDTEFGTMVQILVGATITASIGTVWAGVINPPRYSEVKVWTYEGESAVKLSKGQEMGWFQLGSTVINLFQAGQVQIADHLSVDEPVRMGEILALKK, from the coding sequence ATGAACCCAATTTCTTATTGGCAACGCCTAAAAGTTGCATTTCAATATGTGATGCCACAAATCTATATGACACAAGCAGCAGGTTGGTTAGCTAAACAAAAATGGGGCGCGGTGACACATTTTGTGATTAAAGCGTTTGCAAAAAAATACAACATTGATATGAGCATTGCTGAAAAAGAAAAATTCAGTGATTACGCTAGTTTTAATGAATTCTTTATCCGTTCATTAAAAGAAAATGCACGACCAATTAACCAAAATCCAACCGCACTTTGCTGTCCTGCGGATGGCCGTGTAAGTGAATGTGGGCACATTGAAGATGACCGCCTATTACAAGCAAAAGGTCACTTCTTCAGCTTAAACGATTTATTAGCGGAAGATAAAGATTTAACCGAGACCTTTAAAAATGGGGAATTCGTCACCACTTATTTATCACCACGTGATTATCACCGTGTGCATATGCCATGTGATGGTACACTTCGCAAAATGATTTACGTGCCGGGTGATTTATTCTCCGTCAATCCATTTTTAGCAAAACATGTACCGAACCTCTTCGCACGTAATGAACGTGTGATTTGTGTCTTTGATACTGAATTTGGCACCATGGTACAAATCTTGGTAGGTGCAACAATCACCGCAAGTATCGGTACAGTTTGGGCTGGCGTGATTAATCCGCCACGTTATAGCGAAGTGAAAGTCTGGACTTATGAAGGTGAAAGTGCGGTTAAATTAAGCAAAGGTCAAGAAATGGGTTGGTTCCAACTTGGTTCTACCGTAATTAATTTATTCCAAGCCGGTCAAGTGCAAATTGCCGATCATTTAAGTGTTGATGAACCTGTGCGCATGGGTGAAATCTTGGCATTGAAAAAATAG
- the napH gene encoding quinol dehydrogenase ferredoxin subunit NapH, giving the protein MAEKYTPNKPKDAGLEARQKLGWWHAYRFLILRRISQLSIILMFLSGPIWQVWILKGNYSSSMLLDTVPLTDPLITAESLATGYLPEITTIIGALIIVIFYAIIASKAFCSWVCPMNMVTDTAAWLRRKLGIRQSLKISRQLRYVILAVILVGSAITGTLLWEWINPVAALGRVFVFGTGATLWLVTVIFLFDLLVAEHGWCGHLCPIGAIYGVIGSKSLIKVNVIDRDRCDRCMDCYNVCPEPQVLRLPLHGGPEDSQIVLAKDCITCGRCIDVCAENVFTFGSRFEKQIKIKNI; this is encoded by the coding sequence ATGGCTGAAAAATATACCCCGAATAAGCCAAAAGATGCTGGCTTAGAAGCTCGCCAAAAACTCGGTTGGTGGCATGCTTACCGCTTTTTAATTCTACGTCGAATCAGTCAATTAAGTATTATTTTGATGTTCTTAAGTGGCCCGATTTGGCAAGTTTGGATTCTAAAAGGCAATTACAGCTCAAGCATGCTTTTGGATACCGTGCCATTAACGGATCCATTGATTACCGCTGAAAGTTTAGCGACAGGTTACTTACCTGAAATCACGACGATTATTGGTGCCCTAATTATTGTTATATTCTACGCTATCATTGCTAGCAAAGCCTTCTGTAGTTGGGTCTGTCCAATGAATATGGTGACAGATACTGCAGCTTGGTTACGTAGAAAATTAGGTATTCGACAATCATTAAAAATCTCACGTCAGCTTCGATATGTGATTTTAGCGGTGATTTTAGTTGGTAGTGCGATAACTGGCACGCTCTTATGGGAGTGGATAAACCCTGTTGCCGCACTTGGACGCGTCTTTGTTTTTGGTACAGGTGCAACCCTTTGGCTAGTTACAGTCATCTTTTTATTTGACTTACTTGTTGCCGAACATGGTTGGTGCGGTCACCTTTGTCCGATTGGTGCGATTTATGGTGTCATTGGCAGTAAAAGTTTAATAAAAGTTAATGTAATTGATCGTGATCGCTGTGACCGTTGTATGGATTGTTATAATGTTTGCCCAGAGCCGCAAGTATTAAGACTTCCTTTACACGGTGGACCAGAAGATAGCCAAATTGTATTGGCAAAAGATTGTATTACTTGTGGACGCTGTATTGACGTGTGCGCAGAAAATGTATTTACATTTGGATCTCGATTTGAGAAACAAATAAAAATTAAAAATATTTAA
- a CDS encoding tRNA/rRNA methyltransferase, translating into MSNSRKPSFQTNSTKSFQERSPKRAFNDKERRFDDRRNNEKHDGNRPHFDKKRDDRKPSRGFQQQEVREPKIAELSLNKANGESGSVKVTVKSTGVSYKPKEKKTGALSPRAPEKIKKNRAEEMKVYGENACLELFAERPESIVRVWATVQMSHRIGEIFSYLAANKKVYHVVDSDELSLVSGTEHHGGICMLVKKQRTFSLQGYLDVPRQEDCLVLLDQVNNAQNLGGVVRTCAFYGIKNVVTNQVEQLYAPAAMRVAEGGMEHIRILETESTEVALEALRKAGYQIIHVSTNKQGVALEQLKFAEKVALVLSEGSTDDIREKQDVNVCLSLSNPLKAGLNIAVNTGILLAHWYVK; encoded by the coding sequence ATGAGCAATTCACGCAAACCATCATTCCAAACAAATTCCACCAAATCTTTTCAAGAGCGTAGCCCAAAACGTGCATTTAATGACAAAGAACGTCGCTTTGATGATCGTCGTAATAATGAAAAACATGATGGAAATCGACCGCACTTTGATAAAAAACGGGATGATCGTAAACCTTCTCGTGGTTTTCAACAGCAAGAAGTGAGAGAGCCAAAAATTGCAGAGCTTTCATTAAATAAAGCGAATGGTGAAAGTGGCTCGGTAAAAGTAACGGTGAAAAGCACTGGAGTGAGTTATAAACCGAAAGAAAAGAAAACGGGTGCATTATCACCACGCGCACCGGAGAAAATTAAAAAGAACCGTGCTGAAGAAATGAAAGTGTATGGTGAAAATGCGTGCTTAGAATTGTTTGCTGAGCGTCCAGAGAGCATTGTTCGCGTATGGGCAACGGTGCAAATGTCGCATCGAATTGGCGAGATTTTCAGTTATTTAGCCGCGAATAAAAAAGTGTATCACGTGGTGGATAGCGATGAGCTAAGCTTAGTAAGTGGCACTGAGCATCATGGTGGCATTTGTATGCTAGTGAAGAAGCAACGTACTTTCTCTTTGCAAGGTTATTTAGATGTCCCGCGTCAAGAAGACTGCTTAGTATTGCTTGATCAAGTCAATAATGCGCAAAACCTAGGTGGCGTTGTGCGTACTTGCGCCTTCTATGGCATTAAAAATGTGGTAACCAATCAAGTTGAACAGCTTTATGCACCGGCTGCGATGCGTGTGGCTGAAGGCGGGATGGAGCATATTCGTATTTTAGAAACAGAAAGTACAGAAGTTGCGTTAGAGGCTTTACGTAAGGCTGGCTATCAGATTATTCATGTATCAACCAATAAACAAGGTGTTGCGTTGGAACAACTCAAATTTGCAGAGAAAGTCGCGTTGGTATTGAGCGAAGGTAGTACAGATGATATTCGTGAGAAACAAGATGTAAATGTGTGTCTTTCTTTAAGTAATCCATTAAAAGCAGGATTAAATATTGCGGTAAATACAGGGATTTTATTAGCGCATTGGTATGTGAAATAA